A genomic segment from Peribacillus sp. ACCC06369 encodes:
- a CDS encoding Na/Pi symporter, which produces MFELFLFLLFIAIFLAGMSVLRIGLFNMSGAALKTFLLKVTDKPWKGFMAGTIFTGILQSSSAVMVMTVGLVSAGSLTFPQTIGIILGTNIGSTFTAEFMTFSLDRWIIPGVVSGAFLCFMPKVLPRSLGMSLIGISAIFAAMSGFKTLSTPIAAYPSIQTLIHYIEGHMIYALLAGILLTALIHSSSATIGIAMSFLMNGELSVASAIIIMLGSNIGTCITGYMASIGSGRQAAFTAYAHIWLNVIGVAAFLPFVDTLERTAAFFTENKGTQLAHASVIFNILTSLAVLPFARQFSNFILLAHRPHIKK; this is translated from the coding sequence ATGTTTGAGCTATTTTTATTCCTGCTATTCATTGCGATATTTTTGGCAGGTATGTCAGTTTTACGGATCGGACTGTTCAATATGTCCGGTGCAGCATTAAAGACTTTTCTATTAAAGGTAACGGATAAGCCATGGAAAGGTTTCATGGCCGGAACCATCTTTACGGGGATCCTGCAAAGCAGCTCGGCGGTCATGGTCATGACGGTCGGCCTCGTTTCTGCAGGAAGCTTAACATTCCCGCAAACAATCGGGATTATTCTTGGAACAAATATCGGATCCACCTTTACAGCAGAGTTCATGACCTTCTCTTTGGATCGTTGGATCATTCCCGGAGTTGTCAGCGGCGCTTTCCTTTGCTTCATGCCTAAAGTATTACCGAGAAGCTTAGGGATGTCCCTGATCGGAATCTCTGCCATCTTCGCGGCAATGAGTGGTTTTAAAACGCTTTCGACACCGATTGCTGCCTATCCATCCATACAGACGCTCATCCATTACATAGAGGGCCATATGATTTATGCCCTATTGGCCGGAATATTATTGACGGCACTCATTCATTCCAGTTCAGCAACCATCGGGATAGCCATGAGCTTTTTGATGAATGGGGAGTTATCCGTCGCTTCCGCAATCATCATCATGCTCGGATCCAATATTGGCACTTGCATCACCGGATACATGGCCAGCATCGGGTCTGGGAGACAAGCCGCCTTCACGGCTTATGCACATATTTGGCTAAACGTCATCGGGGTTGCCGCATTCCTGCCTTTTGTGGACACCCTGGAACGAACGGCTGCCTTTTTCACCGAAAACAAGGGGACACAGCTCGCCCATGCGAGTGTCATTTTCAATATCTTGACTTCTTTGGCTGTCTTGCCTTTCGCACGCCAATTCTCCAATTTCATTCTTTTGGCACATCGGCCACATATAAAAAAATAA
- the deoC gene encoding deoxyribose-phosphate aldolase codes for MSQNVAGLIDHTLLKADATKDQIKVLCEEAREYNFASVCVNPTWVKYASELLEGSDVKVCTVIGFPLGATTPETKAFETKDAISNGAHEVDMVINIGALKDKDNELVERDIRAVVAASTGKALSKVIIETALLTEEEKVRACELAVKAGTDYVKTSTGFSTGGATVEDIALMRKTVGPDIGVKASGGVRNTTDAQNVIEAGATRIGASAGVSIVKGLTADSDY; via the coding sequence ATGTCACAAAATGTAGCAGGTTTAATTGACCACACATTATTAAAAGCAGATGCAACCAAAGATCAAATTAAGGTATTATGCGAAGAAGCGAGAGAATATAACTTTGCTTCCGTATGCGTAAACCCGACTTGGGTTAAGTATGCAAGCGAACTTTTGGAAGGTTCAGATGTAAAAGTTTGTACGGTTATCGGGTTCCCTCTAGGTGCAACCACACCGGAAACCAAAGCTTTTGAAACGAAAGATGCCATCAGTAATGGCGCCCACGAAGTCGATATGGTGATTAATATCGGCGCATTGAAGGACAAGGATAATGAGTTGGTAGAGCGGGATATCCGTGCTGTGGTAGCGGCATCCACTGGTAAAGCTCTATCGAAAGTAATCATTGAAACCGCTCTATTGACTGAGGAAGAAAAAGTCCGTGCTTGTGAACTTGCAGTAAAAGCGGGAACGGATTATGTTAAAACATCAACTGGTTTTTCGACCGGCGGTGCGACTGTTGAAGATATCGCGCTCATGAGAAAAACGGTTGGTCCCGATATCGGTGTCAAAGCTTCAGGCGGAGTCCGCAACACGACTGATGCCCAGAACGTGATTGAAGCTGGTGCAACAAGAATTGGAGCGAGTGCAGGTGTCTCCATCGTAAAGGGCTTAACGGCTGATTCGGATTATTGA